The DNA region GAACTTTACGGGATCTGGATTCAATCGCTCAAGGAAAAGTGCTTACCAAATTAGAGTGTTGAATACCCAGTTAGCTAAGCTTTTCGCTGATTCATTTTACGATGGAAATGAAAAAAAGGCCATCAAAAAGAGAATACCCTCCTTCATTTATGAGATACCGATTCATGATAGGATAGCATTCCTTGAGGGTCTGGCTGATGGTGATGGGAGTGGAGAATGGGGAAGTGTTGTAAGAATTTCGTCAGCATCAAGAGAGATGCTTATTGATATTGTATGGCTTGCAAGGCTATCAGGGATAGAGGCAAGCATTTTTGAGAGAGAAGCAAGGCTAATATGGAAAGGTGGCATGAAATGGTCAAAGGCAGAACTTCTTCCGGCAGAGTTAGTTATCAAACTACTGGGGAGTATAGATAACGCGATAGAAGGAAATTGGCGTTATGAGCTTAGACATCAACTCTACGAGGGGAAGAAGAGAGTAAGCAAAAGAACTCTCAAAAGAGTTCTTGAGATGATAAATAAAGATAAGTTGGACCAGAAGGGCCTGAAGATCTTTAACTTCCTTGGAAAGCTTGTGCATACAGATCTTCACGTTCTCCAGATCAGGAAGATAGAGGTCGTTGAGTACAATGACTTCGTATATGATGTCAGCGTGCCGGGCAATGAGATGTTTATAGCCGGTGAAATACCAATACTCCTTCACAATTCAGATGAACGTGGGATAAACGTCATAAGGGAAAAAGTAAAGGAGTTTGCAAGAACAAAGCCTATTGGAGGAGTAGGTTTCAAGATAATATTCCTCGATGAAGCCGATGCTTTAACTCAAGACGCTCAACAAGCCTTGAGAAGAACAATGGAGATGTTCTCAAGCAATGTTCGCTTTATCTTGAGCTGTGTGACGGGGGATACAAAAATATACACACCCGATGAGAGGGAAATAAGGATTAAAGATTACTTGGCTCTATATAGGGACGGTATCGTAAAAGAGGTTAGCAACAGAGTTGGTAGGGACACAGTAATAGCAGCTGTGACCTTTAACTCTAGAATAGTTGGTCAGCCAGTTTACAGACTGACCCTTGAGAGCGGGAGGATTATAGAAGCTACCGGCGATCATAGGTTTTTAACACCTGATGGGTGGAGAGAGACTTGTGCTCTTAAAGAGGGTTCTGAAGTCTTAGTTAAGCCCATGCTTGAGGGGACTCCTTATGAGATTGATCCAAGACCAATAATCGACCTTAAAGAGTTCTACAACTTCCTTAATGAACTTGAGCTTAAGAAAGGGAAGAAGAGGCTCGGAGAAGCAAAAAGGTTCAGTGAACTTGTTACAAAAGATAAGGAAAAAATACTGGCCAGGGCCCTTGAACTCAAGGCAGAGACAGAAAAAGGGTTAACTAGGAGAGAGGCTGAAATTTTGGAAGTTATACCAAAAGAAGGCATAACAAGAAAGGAACTCCAGGCTAAGGTAAGTCTTTCAAGGGTTAGGTTGAACCAGCTTCTTAAGAGTCTTGAAGAGAAAGGTTATGTGGAGAGGGAAATTAGAGGAAAGCAACAAATAATAATGAAAATACGGGATGGAAGGTCATTGAGAAATACCATGGATATAAGAAATGTCTTGGAAGAAGAATTTGGAGTAAAAATAAGCTATACAACCGTGAAAAGACTTCTCAGAGGAGAACTTGACGGCTTTGCATACCATATTCTCAAGGAAGTTGGGGAGAAGTGGTTTGTAAGATATGATGAAGAAAAAGCAGGGATCCTTGCAAGAGTCGTTGGATTTATCCTTGGTGATGGCCATCTTGCAAAAGATGACACAAGAATATGGTTTAATTCTTCAAGGGAAGAACTTGAATTACTGAGACAGGATCTCCAGGCTTTAGGTCTTAGACCTTCAGAAATAATTGAAAGGAAAGCTTCATCTAAGATAGAGGGAAGAAAAGTTGAGGGCAATATAGCCATGCTCTATGTAGATAGTGTGGGATTCTACACTTTATTACAGTTCTGGGGACTAGAAAAGGGTAACAAGACGATTAAAGGTTATTCTGTGCCACAGTGGATAAAGAATGGTAATCTTTTTGTTAAAAGAGAATTTCTCCGTGGTCTCTTTGCTGCAGATGGAACAAAACCTCATGCCGTTAAGTATAACTTCAATGGAATAAAACTTGAGATGAGGGCTACAAAGGAGAGTTTGGAAAGAGTAGTTGAGTTTTTTAATGATATCCTCGATCTGCTGAGGGAGTTTGAAGTTGATGGCAAGATTTCAATCACGTCCTTTAAGGACAAGTTCTTAGTGAAGCTTGTTGTAATACCGAATGATGCTAACTATCTCAGCTTCCTAAGAAGAGTTGGTTATGCATATGTTAAAGACACGTATGCAAGGCTTGTAGGGGAGTATTTAGCCATAAAACTCCACTACAAAAATGTTATACTCCCAACAATAGCTGAGAAGTCCATTGAACTTGCAACAAGAACTAATCCAACGCAGGCTGCAAGAGTTCTAGGGTTAAAGAGAGATTTCATCGTGAACAGGCTTAACGGAGTCCCAATAAGGCTAACTAGGGATTTTATTAGTTTCGAGGATTTCATGAGGACACGGGTTTTTGGAGAATACATTGCTGAAAAAGTGGTGAAGATAGAAAACCTCGGGCATGTTGAGGTTTATGACATTACTTGTGCAAGTGATCACAGCTTTATATCTAATGGGCTTGTTAGTCACAATTGTAATTATTCTTCTAGGATAATAGAACCCATACAAAGCAGATGTGCCATTTTCAGATTCAGGCCTCTTAGTGATCAGGATGTGGCTAAAAGACTTAAGTACATAGCAGAAAATGAAGGATTAGAGCTCACTGAAGAAGGTCTTCAAGCCATACTCTATGTAGCTGAAGGAGACTTGAGAAGGGCTATAAATGTACTTCAAGCAGCTGCGGCTTTGGACGTAAAGATCACTGATGAAAACGTTTTCTTAGTGGCAAGTAGAGCTCGTCCAGAGGATGTGAGGGAGATGATGCTTTTCGCTTTGGAAGGAAATTTCCTTAAAGCTAGGGACAAGCTAAGAGAAATTCTTCTTAAACAAGGATTGAGCGGAGAGGATGTTCTTATACAGATGCACAAAGAAGTGTTTAACCTTCCAATAAGTGAACCAAAGAAAGTGGCCCTCGCAGATAAAATTGGTGAATACAACTTTAGACTTGTTGAAGGTTCCAATGAAATGATCCAACTTGAAGCGTTGCTTGCTCAATTTACATTGCTTGGCAAGGATTAGGTGAGTGTAAATGCTCCCGTGGACTGAGAAGTATAGACCAAAGAGGCTTGTGGATATTGTAAACCAAGATAAGGCCTTAGAAAAGATCAAGCCATGGATTGAGCAATGGCTTCATGGGGTTCCTAAAAGGAAGGCTCTTATCTTGGCGGGCCCTCCGGGTAGTGGAAAAACTACTACAGTCTACGCCTTGGCAAATGAATACAAATTTGAGGTTATTGAACTTAATGCTAGCGATGACAGAACATTTGGGAAGATAGAGCGTTATTTAAACGCTGCTTATACAATGGATGTTTTTGGGAGGAGAAGAAAGCTTATCTTCTTAGATGAAGCGGATAACATAGAGCCGAGTGGTGCTAGAGAAATAGCCAAACTCATAACCAAGGCTCGCAATCCAATAATAATGTCCGCCAATAGATACTGGGAGGTCCCGATAGAAATAAGAAATAAGGCCGAAATCGTTGAATACAAGAGATTAACCCAGAGGGATATATTAAAGGCACTATTTAGAATAATTAAGGCAGAAGGTATCTTTGTTCCTAAAGAAGTCCTTCAGATGATTGCCAAAAGAGCTAGAGGTGACTTAAGAGCAGCTATAAACGACCTCCAAACTGTTATAAGCGGGGGGATCGAAGATGCTGAGCTAATTTTAGCGTACAGGGATGTTGAAAAGTCCATCTTTGAGGCATTAGGGACTATATTTGCAACTGACAACGCTAAAAGGGCCAAAATGGCCCTGATGAATCTTGATAACACTCCAGATGAAGTTCTTCTTTGGCTAGACGAGAATATTCCTTACGTATATTACAAACCGGAAGATATAGCAAAGGCCTATGATGCCCTTAGTAGGGCGGACATTTACCTAGGACGAGCTAAAAGGTCAGGAAGTTACGGGTTGTGGAAGTATGCTATGGATATGATGACTGCAGGGGTTGCAGTTGCAGGGGTAAAGAAAAAAGGATTCATGAGATTTTATCCTCCAAAAACCCTGAGGATTCTTCGTGATACAAAAGAAGAACGTTCTATTAGGGATTCAATAGTAAGGAAAATAATGAGAGAAATGCATATGAGCAAACTTGAGGCCATTGAGACGATGCAGATATTTAAAGCAATATTTGCCAATAACCCTAATGTTGCTGCTCATATAGCTGTTTTCTTGGAATTAGGCGATAAAGAATTAGAGTTTCTAACCGAGGATAAAGAGAAAGCAGCGAAGATTAAAGGGGCGACCCTCTCAATACACAGAAAGCTCAAAGAAGTAAAAACAGAGCTGGAAGCAAGAGTGGAAGAAGTAATAAGGAAAGAAAAAGAAGAGAAAGCCGAAAAGATGGATAAAAAGAGCGAAAAAGAGGAGACCGTAGAGGTAGAAGATAAAAAGGAAGAAATAAAGCCAAAAGAGAAAAAAGAAGCAAAAGAGAAAAAGAAGGGTAAACAAGCAACTTTGTTTGAGTTTTTGAAAAAATAATCATTTTTATCTTAAAAAGAGTGGAATACGCTCAACAATGTTCTTTGATTTTTATTTCTTTGGATGCTTTGGTCAAGGATCCTGATATCAGCACACACCTTATACACATGAGGCTTAAAATCAGATACCTTCTTTATTTTAACTTCGCACTCCTTTCCAAGCTTTCTACATTCTTTAAGAATTCTCTGTTTAAATTCCTCAAGATCATTTTCATGAACAAACTCATAGTAATGAACCCATTTTTCGGCCTTTTTTAAAGCTAAGTTCAGAGCATCTACTCCCCTAGGGGTTGGGCTTATAACTCTATCAAAATTTCCCAGCTTTGGAACAACGTCAAAGACATCTCCTTGGATAATTTCTATCTTTCCTTTGAGTCGGCGTTTATTTAACTCAATGTTTTCAATGCCTAGAGCTACAGCCTCTTTATTGAGCTCTACTGCTGTAATGCTGACGTTCTTATATCTGGCGAGAACGAGAGCATAGGGGAGTATCCCAGCAAAAAGCAGGAGAATTTTTTCACCGTCCTTGGTAAGCTGAGCTAATCTATACCGTTCCCCTTTCATCCTTGGGTTAAAGAAGACTTTACTTAGATCCACTTTGATCTTTACCCCGTTTTCCTTATGGATTGTTGTTAAGCGATTTTCTCCCCATATTATTGAGTAGTCTCGTATTCTAAAAGCCCCAGTATGGAAACCTTTTCTTGCTATAACTTTGAGAAATGGGTGAACTGTTAGAAGACCCTCCACGATCTCTTTTTGCTTATGCTCGATCTCTGGAGGTATCTGGGTGATTGCTATATCGCCAATCACATCATAGCGCCGTACAAATTTTAGCTCTTCTTCTGTAAACTTGTTCTTTAGAACGCTTTCAAGACTTTGATATATCTGTCTTTGAGGCCTCATTGGAAGCTCAATATCAACTATTTCAAATCCCAGTTCTCCCACTTTTCGTGGATTTAGTACTGGAAGAAAAATGTGCTCGTTAGATCTTTTTGGTCTTCGCTTGCCATCATATATACCGAGTTTTTTAAGAAGTTTCTTAATCCTCTCAGCGTCGCTTTTCTTTACTTTTACCGCTGGCATTTCCATCTTCACCCTCTAACATGTTTGCAAGTAGTTTTTGGGAAATTTCTCTAACTAACTCATTTTCTTCCTTTAATTTAAATTCTTTAAGAATCGTAGCCTCTTGAGAAGTCTCTAATATCTTTGGAGGTAGATAGAGAATCAATAAAGAATTCCCTGAAATTGCATAGTCTTTTAGCGAAAAGAAGAATTTTGCAACAGAGGTGAATTCATTATACAGCATCAGATATTCAATCCCTTCAAAGTAAATCACACATCCACCATTATGCTGCCTGATGAATTTGAGGACCTCATCTTGAATTACATGTAGTTTCAATGGATCTACTCTGTCTTCCCCTTCTATTCTGCTTATCCAGAGGAATTTATCTGGTTCTATTCTGTACTTTTTAACCCAAACTGCTTTTTGGGTCCTGCTTATCACAAGTAGTCCACCTGAATATCTAAGGAAAAACTCGGCCCTTTCTGGAGAGAGGGGCTTTCTAATTACATATGCTCCAGATATAGGTAACTTGCCATGTTTCCTGATTGTTTTTCCTTTCTTCCTTATTTTTTCTGTGGTGGTGTGTAAGTAGCGTAGTACTGATGTTGCAAGATAAAGATATGCGGCGGTAAACAAAACCGCTCCTATTTCCCACAAGTGTTTTTGACTGATAGCATCGATAATAACGCCAATTGAGCCTAAAGTAAAAAGGATAAATGAGATCAAGAGTATTTTAGCTAAAATTTTCTTGGGCTCTTTAAAAGAGCGATAGTGTTTATATGTCTTAAAAACTCCAACAATGCCTATGTGCATTACTATAATACCTGCTATAAGCCCATACAAATTAATAGTCATTCTCCCCCCTCAAATTGTAGGTTAAGTGTGATTTATATTAAAAACCTTTTTATTCATCGGATGACAAACTTTTTTGGCAACCATTAAGATTCACAGATTTATGGGGAGTATTTCACTTCCAATATGGTTCTCTCATGAGAATAGCTTTCTTAAAGATTTCAATAAGCTCTTCATCGCTAGCACCCTCTCTTATTGGAGTTACTATGTCTACTAAATCATCTTTCCTAAGGAGACATGTTTTTAAGTGGCCAGTTGATGTTAACCTTATCCTCGTGCAGTTTGCACAAAAAATGGTATTATGCATTGATCTAACTATTTCAACTTCAGCTGTACCGTACTTTGTTGGTATGAAGTATTTTTTCCTTCTATGCATTCTTCTTTCCCTTGTTTCCATGGCGATCTTTTGGAATTCTTCCTCTAATGGTTTTAATGGATAAAAATATTTCTTAAAAAACCACGAGTTTTCCATCTCTCTAGGAACTTCGATTTCAATAAGCTGAAGAACAGCCTTATTTTGGGCAGCATAGTTTACCATATCCCAAATTTCATCGTCATTAAGCCCTTTCATAACAACCATATTTAGTTTAACGGGAGAGAAAAGCCTAACTGCCTTCTTTATTCCCTCGATCACCTGTGGGAGCACGTCAAAACCTGTGATCTCCTTATATT from Thermococcus sp. MV5 includes:
- a CDS encoding LAGLIDADG family homing endonuclease, giving the protein MFIAGEIPILLHNSDERGINVIREKVKEFARTKPIGGVGFKIIFLDEADALTQDAQQALRRTMEMFSSNVRFILSCVTGDTKIYTPDEREIRIKDYLALYRDGIVKEVSNRVGRDTVIAAVTFNSRIVGQPVYRLTLESGRIIEATGDHRFLTPDGWRETCALKEGSEVLVKPMLEGTPYEIDPRPIIDLKEFYNFLNELELKKGKKRLGEAKRFSELVTKDKEKILARALELKAETEKGLTRREAEILEVIPKEGITRKELQAKVSLSRVRLNQLLKSLEEKGYVEREIRGKQQIIMKIRDGRSLRNTMDIRNVLEEEFGVKISYTTVKRLLRGELDGFAYHILKEVGEKWFVRYDEEKAGILARVVGFILGDGHLAKDDTRIWFNSSREELELLRQDLQALGLRPSEIIERKASSKIEGRKVEGNIAMLYVDSVGFYTLLQFWGLEKGNKTIKGYSVPQWIKNGNLFVKREFLRGLFAADGTKPHAVKYNFNGIKLEMRATKESLERVVEFFNDILDLLREFEVDGKISITSFKDKFLVKLVVIPNDANYLSFLRRVGYAYVKDTYARLVGEYLAIKLHYKNVILPTIAEKSIELATRTNPTQAARVLGLKRDFIVNRLNGVPIRLTRDFISFEDFMRTRVFGEYIAEKVVKIENLGHVEVYDITCASDHSFISNGLVSHNCNYSSRIIEPIQSRCAIFRFRPLSDQDVAKRLKYIAENEGLELTEEGLQAILYVAEGDLRRAINVLQAAAALDVKITDENVFLVASRARPEDVREMMLFALEGNFLKARDKLREILLKQGLSGEDVLIQMHKEVFNLPISEPKKVALADKIGEYNFRLVEGSNEMIQLEALLAQFTLLGKD
- a CDS encoding replication factor C large subunit, producing the protein MLPWTEKYRPKRLVDIVNQDKALEKIKPWIEQWLHGVPKRKALILAGPPGSGKTTTVYALANEYKFEVIELNASDDRTFGKIERYLNAAYTMDVFGRRRKLIFLDEADNIEPSGAREIAKLITKARNPIIMSANRYWEVPIEIRNKAEIVEYKRLTQRDILKALFRIIKAEGIFVPKEVLQMIAKRARGDLRAAINDLQTVISGGIEDAELILAYRDVEKSIFEALGTIFATDNAKRAKMALMNLDNTPDEVLLWLDENIPYVYYKPEDIAKAYDALSRADIYLGRAKRSGSYGLWKYAMDMMTAGVAVAGVKKKGFMRFYPPKTLRILRDTKEERSIRDSIVRKIMREMHMSKLEAIETMQIFKAIFANNPNVAAHIAVFLELGDKELEFLTEDKEKAAKIKGATLSIHRKLKEVKTELEARVEEVIRKEKEEKAEKMDKKSEKEETVEVEDKKEEIKPKEKKEAKEKKKGKQATLFEFLKK
- a CDS encoding class I SAM-dependent methyltransferase family protein, giving the protein MPAVKVKKSDAERIKKLLKKLGIYDGKRRPKRSNEHIFLPVLNPRKVGELGFEIVDIELPMRPQRQIYQSLESVLKNKFTEEELKFVRRYDVIGDIAITQIPPEIEHKQKEIVEGLLTVHPFLKVIARKGFHTGAFRIRDYSIIWGENRLTTIHKENGVKIKVDLSKVFFNPRMKGERYRLAQLTKDGEKILLLFAGILPYALVLARYKNVSITAVELNKEAVALGIENIELNKRRLKGKIEIIQGDVFDVVPKLGNFDRVISPTPRGVDALNLALKKAEKWVHYYEFVHENDLEEFKQRILKECRKLGKECEVKIKKVSDFKPHVYKVCADIRILDQSIQRNKNQRTLLSVFHSF
- a CDS encoding DUF835 domain-containing protein, which produces MTINLYGLIAGIIVMHIGIVGVFKTYKHYRSFKEPKKILAKILLISFILFTLGSIGVIIDAISQKHLWEIGAVLFTAAYLYLATSVLRYLHTTTEKIRKKGKTIRKHGKLPISGAYVIRKPLSPERAEFFLRYSGGLLVISRTQKAVWVKKYRIEPDKFLWISRIEGEDRVDPLKLHVIQDEVLKFIRQHNGGCVIYFEGIEYLMLYNEFTSVAKFFFSLKDYAISGNSLLILYLPPKILETSQEATILKEFKLKEENELVREISQKLLANMLEGEDGNASGKSKEKRR
- the moaA gene encoding GTP 3',8-cyclase MoaA; the encoded protein is MVLVDHFGRPVTNLRISLTHECNLNCFYCHREGQTLNFQEMSPEEIERIVRIASKLGVKKVKLTGGEPTVREDIVEIVRRIRPYVVDLSMTTNGTTMNILGEALKDAGLDRVNISLDTLDRNKYKEITGFDVLPQVIEGIKKAVRLFSPVKLNMVVMKGLNDDEIWDMVNYAAQNKAVLQLIEIEVPREMENSWFFKKYFYPLKPLEEEFQKIAMETRERRMHRRKKYFIPTKYGTAEVEIVRSMHNTIFCANCTRIRLTSTGHLKTCLLRKDDLVDIVTPIREGASDEELIEIFKKAILMREPYWK